The following proteins come from a genomic window of Thiothrix winogradskyi:
- the metF gene encoding methylenetetrahydrofolate reductase [NAD(P)H] produces the protein MTDDHQHDHHHDDLIFSFEFFPPKTDKGAENLRAVRNELAALNPRFFSVTYGAGGSTQANTLNTVLEIQRDSGIEAAPHLSCVGSSAEQIREILDTYRNNGIKHIVALRGDLPSGSRDLGQFRYANELVEFIRKETGDHFNIEVAAYPEMHPQAPNLKVDIDNFLRKVNAGANSAITQYFFNADAYWHFVDECVKKGVEIPIVPGIMPITNYSQLARFSDMCGAEIPRWLRKQLETYADDVESIAKFGEEFISLLCENLLETGAPGLHFYTMNRVEPTMSIWKNIGLAD, from the coding sequence ATGACTGACGACCATCAACACGATCATCATCACGATGATCTAATTTTCAGCTTCGAGTTTTTCCCGCCGAAGACTGACAAGGGTGCGGAGAACTTACGCGCAGTACGTAACGAATTAGCGGCATTAAACCCGCGTTTCTTTTCCGTCACTTACGGCGCGGGCGGCTCAACGCAAGCAAACACATTGAACACCGTGCTGGAAATCCAACGCGATTCCGGCATTGAAGCCGCGCCGCATTTGTCGTGCGTCGGTTCGAGTGCTGAACAAATCCGCGAGATTCTGGACACCTACCGCAATAACGGCATCAAGCACATTGTCGCCTTGCGCGGTGATTTGCCGTCCGGCTCACGCGATTTGGGGCAATTCCGCTACGCCAACGAGCTGGTGGAATTTATCCGCAAGGAAACCGGCGACCATTTCAATATCGAAGTAGCGGCTTACCCCGAAATGCACCCGCAAGCCCCCAACCTCAAAGTCGACATTGACAACTTTTTGCGCAAAGTCAATGCGGGCGCGAACAGTGCGATTACCCAATACTTCTTCAATGCGGATGCGTATTGGCATTTTGTGGATGAATGCGTGAAAAAGGGCGTGGAAATCCCCATCGTCCCCGGCATTATGCCGATCACCAATTATTCACAACTGGCGCGTTTTTCGGATATGTGTGGGGCAGAAATTCCGCGCTGGTTGCGTAAGCAACTGGAAACCTATGCAGATGATGTGGAATCCATCGCCAAATTCGGTGAGGAATTCATTAGCCTACTGTGTGAAAACTTGCTGGAAACGGGTGCGCCCGGCTTGCATTTCTATACAATGAATCGGGTTGAACCGACCATGAGTATTTGGAAAAACATTGGGTTGGCAGACTAA
- a CDS encoding class I SAM-dependent methyltransferase: MQNDRVVWYNPRPVTTDACRVCGNTHHNHLILTVAHWATDLGIMDVAKCGDCGSAWFPNMERFLVPYPDTQIILQDPDFPYYIYHYLEIVGGLDWKVSLLERLPFAQFRSVLEIGGNAGVTLDYCRTQWNAETVIGLEPSAYGLIGSRLLEIPILPQYLHEATSIQDQPFDCIYATEVLEHVSDPLAFLQEIKRALTSNGILLLTTPRAGALNLQTPAGELLAALSPGAHYFLLSPEKLADLASQAGFAWCHIEPFGMTQVCVLADHPVALANHVWATPRIRDYYQRKTSQTVADARVLLGHWLNYHTYTCQMGLPVEATVIAKIETALQTLFDIDLTQPQGLLERVAATDSLVSLGKIMPYALPYYLYWRGGDYLPVAELLVLQGLKVDFQNLFVYDALLEKIRAAQPQTPISLYQRFQSQLKRFRNRLVRHNHD, encoded by the coding sequence ATGCAAAATGATCGGGTCGTTTGGTACAACCCGCGTCCTGTCACTACGGATGCCTGTCGGGTCTGTGGCAATACTCACCATAACCACCTCATTCTGACAGTTGCGCATTGGGCGACCGATTTGGGCATTATGGATGTGGCGAAGTGCGGCGACTGTGGCAGTGCGTGGTTTCCGAATATGGAACGTTTTCTCGTCCCGTATCCTGATACCCAGATTATTCTGCAAGACCCCGATTTTCCCTACTATATCTACCATTACTTAGAAATCGTGGGCGGGCTAGACTGGAAAGTGAGTTTATTAGAACGCTTGCCGTTTGCCCAATTCCGTTCTGTGTTAGAAATCGGCGGCAATGCTGGAGTTACGCTGGATTATTGCCGCACACAATGGAATGCCGAAACGGTCATAGGATTAGAACCTTCGGCCTACGGTCTGATAGGTTCACGCTTGCTGGAAATACCGATCCTTCCACAGTATTTGCATGAAGCTACTAGCATTCAAGATCAGCCATTCGACTGCATTTACGCGACCGAAGTCTTGGAACATGTGTCTGACCCGTTGGCTTTTCTGCAAGAAATCAAACGCGCATTAACATCCAATGGCATCCTGCTATTAACCACACCGAGGGCTGGCGCATTAAATCTGCAAACGCCAGCGGGTGAGTTACTCGCCGCGTTGTCACCGGGAGCGCATTACTTCTTGCTGTCGCCGGAGAAATTGGCGGATTTAGCAAGCCAAGCCGGTTTCGCATGGTGTCACATCGAGCCATTCGGCATGACGCAAGTGTGTGTATTAGCCGATCACCCCGTTGCATTGGCAAACCACGTCTGGGCAACGCCGCGTATTCGCGATTACTATCAACGCAAAACCAGCCAAACCGTCGCAGATGCGCGGGTGCTGTTGGGGCATTGGCTCAACTACCACACCTACACCTGCCAGATGGGGCTGCCTGTCGAAGCGACGGTCATTGCTAAAATTGAAACAGCATTGCAGACATTGTTCGACATTGATCTAACGCAGCCGCAAGGCCTGCTGGAACGGGTCGCGGCAACGGATTCTTTAGTGAGTTTGGGCAAGATCATGCCTTATGCTCTGCCCTATTATTTATACTGGCGCGGTGGCGATTACCTGCCTGTCGCCGAATTGCTGGTGTTGCAAGGGTTAAAGGTGGATTTTCAAAACTTGTTTGTTTACGACGCGCTGCTGGAGAAAATCCGTGCCGCCCAACCACAAACACCCATCTCACTTTACCAACGCTTTCAATCCCAATTAAAGCGGTTCCGTAACCGCTTGGTGAGACACAATCATGACTGA
- the ahcY gene encoding adenosylhomocysteinase — protein MTTFNDYIVADMGLSAWGRKELNVAEHEMPGLMSIRKEFAASKPLAGARIAGSLHMTIQTGVLIETLTALGADVRWASCNIFSTQDHAAAAIAQAGVPVFAYKGESLEEYWDYTHKIFEWPNGEQANMILDDGGDATLLLHLGARAEQDPSLVAKPESEEETFLYAAIRKRLETSPNWYSSRLAEIRGVTEETTTGVHRLYQMYARGELKFPAINVNDSVTKSKFDNLYGCRESLVDSIKRATDVMIAGKVALVCGYGDVGKGSAQALRALSAQVWVTEIDPICALQAAMEGYRVVTMEYAADKADIFVTATGNFHVITHDHMAAMKNEAIVCNIGHFDNEIDVASLEQYEWDEIKPQVDHVIFPDGKRITLLAKGRLVNLGCATGHPSYVMSSSFANQTIAQIELWTERDSGKYPIGVYTLPKHLDEKVARLQLKTLNAQLSTLTEKQAQYINVAVEGPYKADHYRY, from the coding sequence ATGACTACTTTTAACGACTATATCGTCGCCGATATGGGCTTGTCTGCTTGGGGCCGTAAAGAACTCAACGTCGCCGAACACGAAATGCCGGGTTTGATGTCGATTCGCAAAGAATTCGCTGCATCCAAGCCATTGGCGGGTGCGCGTATCGCGGGTTCACTGCACATGACCATCCAAACTGGCGTGTTGATCGAAACCCTGACTGCACTGGGCGCAGACGTGCGCTGGGCTTCTTGCAACATCTTCTCCACGCAGGACCACGCCGCCGCCGCCATTGCACAAGCAGGCGTTCCGGTATTCGCGTACAAAGGCGAATCACTGGAAGAATACTGGGATTACACCCACAAAATCTTCGAGTGGCCGAATGGCGAACAAGCGAACATGATTCTGGATGACGGCGGCGATGCTACGCTGCTGCTGCATTTGGGCGCACGCGCTGAACAAGACCCTAGCTTGGTTGCCAAACCTGAATCTGAGGAAGAAACCTTTCTGTACGCCGCTATCCGCAAGCGTTTGGAAACCTCCCCGAACTGGTACAGCAGCCGTTTAGCAGAAATCCGTGGTGTTACTGAAGAAACCACCACCGGGGTTCACCGCCTGTATCAAATGTACGCACGCGGCGAGCTGAAATTCCCAGCGATCAACGTCAACGATTCCGTTACCAAATCCAAATTCGACAACCTGTACGGCTGCCGCGAATCACTGGTCGACAGCATCAAGCGTGCTACCGACGTGATGATTGCGGGCAAAGTCGCACTGGTTTGCGGTTACGGCGACGTAGGCAAAGGCTCTGCGCAAGCTTTACGCGCCCTGTCTGCACAAGTCTGGGTAACAGAAATCGACCCGATTTGCGCCCTGCAAGCGGCAATGGAAGGCTACCGCGTGGTAACAATGGAATACGCGGCTGACAAAGCCGACATTTTCGTCACCGCGACCGGCAATTTCCACGTCATCACCCATGACCACATGGCTGCGATGAAAAACGAAGCCATCGTCTGCAATATCGGTCACTTCGATAACGAAATCGACGTAGCTTCACTGGAACAGTACGAGTGGGACGAAATCAAGCCACAAGTTGACCACGTGATCTTCCCTGACGGCAAGCGCATCACGCTGCTGGCAAAAGGGCGTTTGGTGAACCTAGGCTGTGCGACAGGGCATCCGTCTTACGTCATGTCTTCTTCGTTTGCCAACCAAACCATTGCGCAAATCGAGTTGTGGACAGAACGCGATTCCGGCAAATACCCGATTGGCGTTTACACCCTGCCGAAGCATTTGGACGAAAAAGTTGCTCGGTTGCAGTTGAAAACCCTCAACGCGCAACTCAGCACCTTGACCGAAAAGCAAGCGCAGTACATTAACGTCGCAGTGGAAGGGCCTTACAAGGCTGACCATTACCGTTATTAA
- the metK gene encoding methionine adenosyltransferase, which yields MTERSYLFTSESVSEGHPDKMADQISDAILDAIIAKDPYARVACETLTKTGMVVLAGEITTTAEIDYEGIVRGVVNDIGYNNSEIGFDGHTCAVINALGKQSPDIAMGVDRAKPEDQGAGDQGLMFGYASNETDVLMPAALTYAHRLVKQQADMRKNGTLPWLRPDAKSQVTVRYEDGKIVAIDAVVLSTQHSPDISLDDLRMGVMEHVIFPVLPTEWLHKDTKFHINPTGNFVIGGPVGDCGLTGRKIIVDTYGGMARHGGGAFSGKDPSKVDRSAAYAGRYVAKNIVAAGLADRCEIQVSYAIGVAQPTSITVETFGTNKVDETLIENLVREHFDLRPYGITKMLDLLRPIYRGTAAYGHFGRDDLDLPWERTDRADALRAAAGL from the coding sequence ATGACTGAGAGAAGTTACCTCTTCACGTCCGAATCTGTTTCTGAAGGCCACCCAGACAAAATGGCGGATCAAATTTCCGATGCCATTTTGGATGCCATCATTGCCAAAGACCCTTACGCCCGTGTTGCGTGCGAAACTCTGACCAAGACCGGCATGGTCGTACTGGCAGGCGAAATTACCACCACTGCGGAAATCGACTACGAAGGCATCGTGCGTGGCGTGGTCAATGACATCGGCTACAACAATTCCGAAATCGGCTTTGACGGTCACACGTGCGCGGTGATCAATGCACTCGGCAAGCAATCCCCTGACATCGCGATGGGCGTTGACCGTGCGAAACCAGAAGACCAAGGCGCGGGCGACCAAGGCTTGATGTTCGGTTACGCCAGCAATGAAACTGACGTTTTGATGCCAGCTGCACTGACTTACGCCCACCGTTTGGTGAAGCAACAAGCGGATATGCGCAAAAACGGCACATTGCCTTGGCTGCGCCCTGATGCAAAATCCCAAGTTACTGTGCGTTACGAAGACGGCAAAATCGTTGCTATCGACGCAGTAGTTTTGTCCACCCAACACAGCCCGGACATCAGCCTTGATGACCTGCGCATGGGTGTGATGGAACACGTTATTTTCCCTGTCCTGCCAACTGAATGGCTGCACAAGGACACCAAATTCCACATCAACCCAACCGGCAACTTCGTAATCGGCGGCCCTGTTGGCGACTGCGGTTTAACCGGACGTAAAATCATCGTTGACACTTACGGTGGTATGGCGCGTCACGGCGGCGGCGCATTCTCCGGCAAAGACCCATCCAAAGTTGACCGTTCTGCGGCTTACGCGGGTCGTTACGTGGCGAAAAACATCGTCGCGGCTGGCTTGGCGGATCGTTGCGAAATTCAAGTCTCCTACGCTATCGGTGTCGCGCAACCGACTTCCATCACGGTTGAAACCTTCGGCACGAACAAAGTCGATGAAACCCTGATCGAAAATCTGGTACGCGAACACTTCGACCTGCGTCCTTATGGCATCACCAAAATGCTGGATCTGTTGCGCCCGATTTACCGTGGCACTGCCGCTTACGGTCACTTCGGTCGTGATGATCTCGACCTGCCTTGGGAACGCACTGACCGCGCTGACGCATTACGCGCTGCTGCTGGTTTGTAA
- the tkt gene encoding transketolase, producing MTTRRELANAIRVLAMDAVQKANSGHPGAPMGMADIAEVLYNDFMSHNPQNPTWANRDRFVMSNGHGSMLPYSVLHLTGYDLSMDDLKAFRQLHSRTPGHPEYGYAPGIETTTGPLGQGITNAVGMALAEKILAAQFNKPGHTIVDHYSYVFLGDGCLMEGISHEACSFAGTMGLGKLICFYDDNNISIDGEVDGWFTDNTPMRFEAYGWHVLSVDGHDADAIKAATEAAKAETGKPSLICCKTTIGFGSPNKAGSHDCHGAPLGDAEIALTRQALGWTNAEPFAIPANVYAGWDAKAKGAAAEEAWNGTFAAYAAAYPAEAAEFKRRMAGELPANWAEESAKAIAAIDAKAESPATRVASKNALDAFAPLLPEFLGGSADLTPSNNTFNKSSKHISPGHHKAQDFSGNYLSYGVREFGMSAIMNGVALHGGLLPYGATFLMFSEYARNALRMAALMKIQSIFVYTHDSIGLGEDGPTHQPVEQIPTLRMIPRMSVWRACDAVETAVSWKHAIEYKGPSTLIFSRQNLKHQVRTAAQLANIAKGGYVLKDTDGTPDVIVIATGSEVELAMEAAAQSDKKVRVVSMPSCDVFDAQDAAYKESVLPAAVTARVAVEAAIGDGWYKYVGLNGKVICMTTFGESAPAGQLFKQFGFTAENVLNAINSVA from the coding sequence ATGACTACACGCCGTGAGCTGGCTAACGCAATCCGCGTCTTGGCTATGGATGCCGTACAAAAAGCAAATTCCGGGCATCCGGGCGCACCGATGGGCATGGCAGACATTGCCGAAGTCCTCTATAACGATTTCATGTCCCATAATCCACAGAATCCTACTTGGGCAAACCGTGACCGTTTCGTCATGTCCAACGGGCATGGCTCAATGTTGCCATACTCCGTGCTGCACTTGACAGGTTACGACCTGAGCATGGATGACCTGAAAGCGTTCCGCCAACTGCATTCCAGAACACCGGGGCATCCTGAATACGGTTATGCGCCGGGTATTGAAACGACCACAGGGCCTTTGGGTCAAGGTATTACCAACGCTGTTGGTATGGCATTGGCTGAAAAAATTCTCGCTGCACAATTCAACAAGCCGGGTCACACCATTGTTGACCATTACAGCTACGTGTTCTTGGGCGATGGCTGCTTGATGGAAGGTATTTCCCATGAAGCGTGCTCTTTCGCAGGCACAATGGGTTTGGGTAAACTGATCTGCTTCTACGACGACAACAACATCTCCATCGACGGCGAAGTGGATGGCTGGTTCACTGACAATACCCCGATGCGTTTTGAAGCTTATGGCTGGCATGTCCTGAGCGTTGACGGTCACGATGCTGACGCGATCAAAGCGGCAACAGAAGCAGCGAAAGCGGAAACTGGCAAGCCTTCCCTGATTTGCTGCAAAACCACCATCGGTTTTGGTTCACCCAACAAAGCCGGTTCACACGATTGCCACGGCGCACCGTTGGGTGATGCTGAAATCGCCTTGACTCGCCAAGCCTTGGGTTGGACTAACGCTGAACCGTTCGCCATTCCTGCTAATGTTTACGCTGGTTGGGATGCTAAAGCGAAAGGTGCAGCGGCTGAAGAAGCGTGGAACGGCACGTTTGCGGCTTATGCAGCGGCTTACCCAGCAGAAGCGGCTGAATTCAAGCGTCGTATGGCGGGCGAATTGCCTGCTAACTGGGCTGAAGAATCTGCGAAAGCCATTGCTGCGATTGACGCGAAAGCAGAATCTCCGGCGACTCGCGTAGCTTCCAAAAATGCACTGGATGCGTTTGCACCATTGCTGCCTGAATTCCTCGGCGGCTCGGCTGACTTGACACCTTCCAATAATACCTTCAACAAGTCCAGCAAGCACATCAGCCCTGGGCATCACAAAGCGCAAGATTTCAGCGGCAACTACCTGTCTTACGGTGTGCGCGAATTCGGTATGAGCGCAATCATGAATGGTGTGGCTCTGCACGGCGGCTTACTGCCTTACGGTGCGACCTTCCTGATGTTCTCTGAATACGCCCGTAATGCGTTGCGTATGGCGGCGTTGATGAAGATTCAAAGCATCTTCGTTTACACCCATGACTCCATCGGTTTGGGCGAAGACGGCCCGACGCATCAGCCGGTTGAGCAAATCCCAACGCTGCGCATGATTCCACGTATGTCCGTATGGCGTGCATGTGATGCAGTGGAAACGGCTGTGTCGTGGAAACATGCGATTGAATACAAAGGCCCTAGCACGCTGATCTTCTCGCGCCAAAATCTGAAGCATCAGGTACGTACTGCGGCACAGCTTGCCAATATCGCCAAAGGCGGCTATGTGTTGAAAGACACCGACGGCACACCTGACGTGATCGTGATTGCGACCGGCTCTGAAGTCGAATTGGCGATGGAAGCAGCAGCGCAATCTGATAAGAAAGTGCGCGTGGTTTCCATGCCGTCTTGCGATGTGTTCGATGCACAAGATGCGGCGTACAAAGAATCGGTATTGCCTGCCGCTGTGACTGCCCGCGTAGCGGTTGAAGCAGCTATTGGCGATGGTTGGTATAAATATGTCGGTCTGAATGGTAAAGTTATTTGCATGACGACCTTTGGCGAATCTGCGCCAGCAGGTCAGTTGTTCAAGCAATTTGGCTTCACGGCTGAAAATGTGTTGAACGCTATCAATAGCGTCGCGTAA
- the gap gene encoding type I glyceraldehyde-3-phosphate dehydrogenase, translating to MTIKVGINGFGRIGRMAFRAIAKDFPGIEVVGINDLLAADYLAYMLKYDSVHGRFNGDVAVDGSNLVVNGKTVRLTAERDPANLKWSEIGADIILECTGFFLDEAGCQKHIEAGAKKVVMSAPSKDTTPMFVYGVNHSTYAGQAIISAASCTTNCLAPVAKVLNDNWGIKRGLMTTVHAATATQKTVDGPSMKDWRGGRGILENIIPSSTGAAKAVGVVLPELKGKLTGMAFRVPTSDVSVVDLTVELNAEASYKDICAAMKAASEGAMKGVLGYTDEKVVSTDFVGNTAPSTFDAEAGIALDSTFVKIVAWYDNEYGYTCNMLRFVEHVAAN from the coding sequence ATGACAATTAAAGTTGGTATTAATGGTTTTGGCCGTATTGGTCGTATGGCTTTCCGCGCTATCGCTAAAGATTTCCCCGGTATCGAAGTCGTCGGTATTAATGACCTGTTGGCGGCTGACTACCTCGCATACATGTTGAAATATGACTCCGTGCACGGTCGTTTCAACGGTGACGTTGCGGTTGATGGCAGCAACTTGGTCGTTAACGGCAAGACGGTACGTCTGACCGCTGAACGCGATCCGGCTAACCTGAAATGGAGCGAAATCGGCGCTGACATCATTTTGGAATGCACGGGCTTCTTCCTCGACGAAGCAGGCTGCCAAAAGCACATCGAAGCGGGCGCGAAGAAAGTGGTCATGTCTGCTCCTTCCAAAGACACTACCCCAATGTTCGTTTACGGCGTAAACCACAGCACTTATGCCGGTCAAGCGATCATTTCTGCGGCTTCTTGCACCACTAACTGCCTCGCACCTGTGGCAAAAGTCCTGAACGACAACTGGGGCATCAAGCGTGGTTTGATGACTACCGTTCACGCGGCAACTGCTACTCAAAAGACTGTTGACGGCCCTTCCATGAAAGATTGGCGCGGTGGTCGTGGTATTTTGGAAAACATCATTCCATCATCTACCGGTGCTGCTAAAGCGGTTGGCGTAGTACTGCCAGAGCTGAAGGGCAAACTGACCGGTATGGCGTTCCGCGTGCCGACTTCTGACGTTTCCGTGGTCGACCTGACGGTTGAACTGAATGCAGAAGCGTCTTACAAAGACATCTGTGCCGCCATGAAAGCAGCTTCTGAAGGCGCGATGAAAGGCGTATTGGGTTACACCGACGAGAAAGTCGTATCGACTGACTTCGTAGGCAACACTGCACCGTCTACCTTCGATGCAGAAGCGGGTATTGCGCTGGATAGCACTTTCGTAAAAATCGTGGCTTGGTACGACAACGAATACGGCTATACCTGCAACATGCTGCGCTTTGTTGAGCACGTCGCAGCGAACTAA
- a CDS encoding phosphoglycerate kinase: protein MAFIKMTDLDLKGKRVLIRSDLNVPVKDGKVTSDARITASMATIQHAMDAGAKVMVTSHLGRPTEGEWSEAVSLQPIADNIAARLGKEVRLIKDWVDGGFDVAEGELVVLENCRVNKGEKKNVEETAKKYAALCDVFVMDAFGTAHRAEASTYGVGMFAPVAAAGMLLTEELVALDKALANPARPMVAIVGGSKVSTKLTVLEALSEKCEQLVVGGGIANTFLKATGHNVGKSLCEDDLVDTANALITKMTARGAIIPIAVDVVCGKKFDPAEPAVLKDAKDVADDDMIFDIGPKSAQELVDIIMNAGTVVWNGPVGVFEFDQFGEGTKAISMAMAETKAFTLAGGGDTIAAIQKYDIYDKISYISTAGGAFLEYLEGKTLPAVAMLEERAKG from the coding sequence ATGGCTTTCATCAAAATGACCGATCTGGATCTGAAGGGCAAACGCGTTCTGATCCGTTCCGACCTGAACGTTCCTGTCAAAGACGGCAAAGTCACTTCCGACGCACGCATTACCGCTTCAATGGCGACCATCCAGCACGCAATGGACGCGGGTGCAAAAGTAATGGTCACTTCCCACTTGGGTCGCCCGACTGAAGGCGAGTGGTCTGAAGCCGTTTCTTTGCAGCCGATTGCTGACAATATTGCCGCACGTTTAGGTAAAGAAGTCCGCTTGATTAAAGACTGGGTTGACGGTGGTTTTGACGTGGCTGAAGGCGAATTGGTGGTACTGGAAAACTGCCGCGTTAACAAAGGCGAAAAGAAAAACGTCGAAGAAACCGCCAAGAAATACGCGGCACTGTGTGACGTATTCGTCATGGATGCATTTGGTACTGCGCACCGTGCGGAAGCTTCTACCTACGGTGTCGGCATGTTTGCCCCAGTCGCAGCCGCTGGCATGTTGCTGACCGAAGAACTGGTTGCTTTGGATAAAGCATTGGCAAACCCGGCACGTCCAATGGTCGCAATCGTCGGCGGTTCTAAAGTTTCCACCAAACTGACCGTTTTGGAAGCCCTGTCTGAAAAGTGCGAACAGTTGGTTGTGGGTGGCGGGATTGCTAACACCTTCCTGAAAGCCACCGGTCACAACGTCGGTAAGTCGTTGTGCGAAGACGATTTGGTTGACACTGCCAACGCGCTGATTACCAAAATGACTGCACGCGGAGCAATCATCCCCATCGCCGTGGATGTGGTGTGCGGCAAGAAATTTGATCCAGCCGAACCTGCCGTTCTGAAAGACGCGAAAGACGTGGCAGACGATGACATGATTTTCGACATCGGCCCTAAATCTGCACAAGAGCTGGTCGACATTATCATGAACGCTGGTACTGTCGTTTGGAACGGCCCAGTCGGTGTCTTCGAGTTTGACCAATTCGGCGAAGGTACTAAAGCGATTTCAATGGCAATGGCGGAAACCAAAGCGTTCACACTGGCAGGCGGCGGCGACACCATCGCAGCGATCCAGAAGTACGACATTTACGACAAGATTTCTTATATCTCCACGGCGGGCGGTGCGTTCCTCGAATACCTCGAAGGCAAAACCCTGCCAGCAGTAGCCATGTTGGAAGAACGCGCTAAGGGTTAA